The proteins below come from a single Holdemania massiliensis genomic window:
- a CDS encoding BglG family transcription antiterminator, with the protein MEPELKQLFVLLKTDQPITSVQLAAAVHLSEKTVRSRLKRLADELKEHGAQLIAKPGTGYQITILDPSALNQWLAEAPQTPIPSTFSQRVDFLLEYLLDHPAYVKLEDLTQKIYVSRNTLSADLKQVESILHLYHLTINRRPNYGIRVEGDEFNRRLCLANCVYKNNMSFITNPLQKAEGQIIFEILSQIFRNHHIRISETSFENLIVHIVIANQRIQSGQPMIYSENARTEMRQLVGDKILTTAQAVCTALQKQFDIVYTEDEQYYIALHISGKASSDSQGKYGSNLVISAQIDELVLKMLNAVYEGMLLDFRDNLELRVSLNQHMVPLDIRMRYNIPLKNPILKQIQQQYAFAYTVAVCGCTALIDHYGKEVPEDEIAYLAVLFALAMEQRDRPVRRYNIVVVCVSGRGTSQLFLYNYKQAFGKYINRIIEATVFDLEELDFKGLAVDFVFTTVPLNISLPVPVYEISLLLSDKEINSYQRIFENGDDRFLNRYFDSRLFLPCVQAETKEQALAEICQAVTHSRSVPDDFYELVMKREEMGQTDFGNWVAIPHPCRILGSGKFVMAAILEKPIFWGHYEVQVIFLISLAEQDPDAEAFYRTITNYLSNVDLVEKTIRCRTFACLMDCLKEAWRH; encoded by the coding sequence ATGGAGCCGGAATTGAAACAATTATTTGTGCTTTTAAAAACCGATCAGCCCATCACTTCTGTTCAACTGGCAGCGGCGGTTCATCTCAGTGAAAAAACCGTGCGATCCCGGCTGAAACGATTGGCGGATGAACTGAAAGAACACGGGGCGCAGCTCATTGCCAAACCTGGTACGGGCTATCAAATTACCATTCTTGATCCGTCGGCTTTAAATCAATGGCTGGCGGAAGCCCCACAGACGCCGATTCCGTCAACCTTTTCCCAACGGGTTGATTTTCTGCTGGAATATCTGTTAGATCATCCGGCTTACGTGAAACTGGAAGACCTCACACAGAAAATTTATGTTTCCCGAAATACGTTAAGTGCTGATCTCAAACAGGTAGAATCAATCCTTCATCTCTACCATTTGACAATTAACCGCCGACCCAACTATGGAATCCGGGTTGAGGGTGATGAATTCAATCGCAGGCTTTGTCTTGCAAACTGCGTATATAAAAATAATATGAGCTTCATCACCAATCCGCTGCAGAAAGCCGAGGGTCAGATCATCTTTGAAATCCTCAGTCAGATTTTCCGTAACCATCATATTCGAATTTCTGAAACTTCGTTTGAGAATTTGATCGTTCACATTGTGATTGCCAATCAGCGCATTCAGAGCGGTCAGCCGATGATCTACAGTGAAAATGCCCGAACTGAAATGCGGCAGTTAGTCGGCGATAAAATTCTAACAACCGCCCAGGCGGTCTGCACGGCACTTCAAAAACAATTTGATATTGTTTATACGGAAGATGAACAATATTACATTGCACTGCATATCAGCGGCAAAGCCAGCTCCGATTCCCAGGGAAAATACGGCAGCAATCTTGTCATCAGCGCCCAGATTGACGAACTCGTTTTAAAGATGCTCAACGCGGTTTATGAAGGCATGCTTCTTGATTTCCGAGATAATTTGGAGCTGCGCGTATCGCTCAATCAGCACATGGTGCCCCTCGACATCCGGATGCGCTACAACATCCCGCTGAAAAATCCGATCCTCAAACAGATCCAGCAGCAGTATGCCTTTGCTTATACCGTAGCCGTCTGCGGCTGTACAGCGCTCATTGATCATTATGGAAAGGAAGTGCCGGAGGATGAAATCGCGTATCTGGCCGTCTTGTTCGCTTTAGCCATGGAACAACGCGACCGGCCTGTCCGCCGCTACAACATTGTTGTGGTCTGCGTCTCTGGACGGGGAACCTCCCAGCTGTTCTTATACAATTATAAGCAGGCCTTCGGCAAATACATCAACCGGATTATCGAAGCCACTGTCTTTGATTTGGAAGAGCTGGACTTCAAGGGGCTGGCTGTCGACTTCGTCTTTACGACCGTGCCGCTGAACATCAGCCTTCCCGTACCGGTCTATGAGATTTCCCTGCTGCTGAGTGATAAGGAAATCAACAGCTATCAGCGCATCTTTGAAAACGGCGATGATCGTTTTCTTAACCGCTACTTTGACAGCCGCTTGTTTCTCCCTTGTGTTCAGGCGGAAACCAAAGAACAGGCATTGGCCGAAATTTGTCAGGCTGTCACGCACAGCCGATCCGTACCGGACGACTTCTATGAGCTGGTCATGAAGCGGGAAGAAATGGGTCAGACCGATTTTGGAAACTGGGTGGCGATTCCCCATCCCTGCCGGATTTTAGGCAGCGGCAAGTTTGTCATGGCGGCCATTCTGGAAAAACCGATTTTCTGGGGACATTACGAGGTTCAGGTCATCTTTTTGATCTCCCTGGCAGAACAAGATCCGGATGCGGAAGCCTTTTACCGCACGATTACCAATTATCTTTCCAATGTCGACTTAGTGGAAAAAACGATCCGCTGCCGGACTTTTGCCTGTCTGATGGACTGTTTAAAAGAAGCTTGGCGGCACTGA
- a CDS encoding asparaginase: protein MKRIAWLTTGGTIACAQQDEGLTPQLDAGGLRRLLGNLIDQYEIKTWDLFTLDSSNIQPEEWQRIAEKVAELIAEGWAEGVILTHGTDTMAYTASALSFMLENVPLPVVLTGSQLPLTDPLSDGLENIRTALAMAASGHPGVFVAFNRQILLGTRAVKVRTTNFQAFESVNVKPVGWIDSRGLNIREGLLPKVDGPFQLRSQLCKEVVLIKLIPGMNPRLFDALIQMQCAGVVIEAFGIGGLSFIRRDLTAKLQQMTQAGITVVVCSQCLYEQSDFSVYEVGQKALRYGVLEGKDMTSEAAVTKLMWVLGQSQDPKQIRALFETNRIHERNESFD from the coding sequence ATGAAGAGAATCGCATGGCTGACAACAGGCGGAACAATTGCCTGTGCTCAACAGGATGAAGGCTTGACACCGCAGCTGGACGCTGGCGGACTGCGTCGGCTGTTAGGGAATTTGATCGACCAATATGAAATCAAAACCTGGGATTTGTTTACGCTGGACAGTTCCAATATTCAGCCGGAGGAGTGGCAGCGGATTGCTGAAAAAGTAGCGGAGCTGATCGCAGAGGGCTGGGCGGAAGGCGTGATCCTAACCCATGGTACAGATACGATGGCATACACCGCTTCGGCATTGAGCTTCATGTTGGAAAATGTACCGCTTCCCGTTGTGCTGACCGGCTCGCAGTTACCGCTGACGGATCCGCTGAGCGATGGATTAGAAAATATCCGAACCGCACTGGCGATGGCGGCGAGCGGCCACCCCGGTGTTTTTGTAGCCTTTAACCGTCAGATCTTATTGGGAACACGGGCAGTCAAGGTCAGGACAACTAATTTTCAGGCTTTTGAAAGTGTCAATGTGAAACCGGTCGGCTGGATTGACAGCCGTGGGTTAAATATCCGGGAAGGATTGCTGCCTAAGGTGGATGGACCTTTTCAGCTGCGCAGCCAGCTGTGCAAGGAGGTTGTTCTGATTAAATTGATCCCTGGCATGAATCCGCGGTTATTTGATGCGCTGATCCAGATGCAGTGCGCCGGTGTGGTGATCGAAGCCTTTGGGATCGGCGGTTTGTCATTTATCCGCAGAGATTTAACGGCGAAGCTCCAGCAGATGACACAGGCGGGCATCACGGTTGTTGTCTGCAGTCAATGCCTGTATGAACAAAGTGATTTCAGCGTTTATGAAGTCGGACAGAAAGCGCTGCGTTATGGCGTGCTGGAAGGCAAGGATATGACCAGTGAAGCCGCGGTAACGAAACTGATGTGGGTGTTGGGGCAAAGTCAGGATCCGAAGCAGATCCGCGCACTGTTTGAAACCAATCGGATTCATGAACGGAATGAGAGTTTTGATTGA
- a CDS encoding MATE family efflux transporter, producing MSGEATLTQVEKMTTQPIPRLITTLAVPTIISMLITSIYNMADTFFVSQLGTSATGAVGIVFSLMALIQAVGFTLGIGSGSLISRLLGARKHDEAEKIASTGFFAAIAFGLALTVFGLLFIDPLMALLGATPTILPYARDYAQYILLGAAVMSSSFVLNNVLRSEGKATLAMIGITTGGLLNIVLDPLFIFVFDLGIAGAAIATILSQIVSFLILLSCFLMHKSLLHLSFRNISWKLQDLTAILKTGLPSFFRQGLASIATVMLNVNAAVYGDAAVAAMSVVGKVFMLILSVLIGFGQGYQPVVGFNYGASCYQRVKQSFTFTAVVSFVMMGLLAVAGFLFAPQVIQLFTKADTQVLEIGTYAMRAQCLALFIQPLGVISNMTFQSIGKPAEATFLSACRQGVFFLPLIWILPQFWQLRGVQLTQPLADVLTFIVCFPFLIRFFKELNQKIKAQKA from the coding sequence ATGAGTGGGGAAGCGACGCTGACTCAGGTCGAGAAGATGACGACCCAGCCGATTCCTCGGCTGATTACAACGCTGGCCGTACCGACGATTATCAGTATGCTGATTACATCCATCTACAACATGGCGGATACATTTTTCGTTTCGCAGCTGGGAACCAGTGCGACCGGAGCGGTGGGAATTGTTTTTTCGCTGATGGCTCTGATTCAGGCTGTCGGATTTACCTTGGGCATCGGTTCAGGCAGTTTGATTTCCCGCCTGTTAGGCGCCCGCAAACATGATGAAGCTGAGAAGATCGCCAGTACCGGCTTTTTTGCGGCTATCGCTTTCGGTCTGGCATTGACGGTATTCGGATTGCTTTTTATTGATCCGCTGATGGCTTTGCTGGGGGCGACGCCGACAATTTTGCCGTATGCCCGCGACTATGCTCAGTATATTCTATTGGGTGCGGCTGTGATGTCGTCCTCCTTTGTGCTGAATAATGTTTTGCGTTCAGAGGGCAAGGCGACGTTAGCGATGATTGGCATTACAACCGGCGGTCTGCTCAATATCGTACTCGACCCGCTTTTCATCTTCGTCTTTGATTTGGGGATTGCCGGAGCGGCGATTGCAACGATCCTCAGCCAGATTGTCAGCTTTCTGATTTTATTATCCTGTTTTTTGATGCACAAGAGTTTGCTTCATCTCAGCTTCCGGAATATCTCCTGGAAGCTTCAGGACTTAACAGCGATTCTGAAAACCGGTCTGCCGTCGTTTTTTCGGCAGGGATTGGCCAGCATTGCAACGGTCATGCTGAATGTCAATGCAGCGGTATATGGCGATGCCGCGGTGGCCGCTATGTCCGTTGTTGGTAAAGTGTTTATGCTGATCCTGTCAGTATTGATCGGTTTTGGCCAAGGCTATCAGCCGGTGGTGGGCTTCAATTACGGGGCCAGCTGTTATCAGCGGGTAAAGCAGTCGTTTACCTTTACGGCTGTGGTCAGCTTTGTGATGATGGGCTTATTGGCCGTCGCGGGCTTTCTCTTTGCTCCGCAGGTGATTCAGCTGTTTACCAAGGCGGATACACAGGTGCTGGAAATCGGAACCTATGCGATGCGGGCTCAGTGTTTAGCGTTGTTTATTCAGCCGCTCGGTGTGATTTCCAACATGACGTTTCAGTCGATCGGCAAGCCGGCTGAAGCCACGTTCCTTTCCGCCTGCCGTCAAGGAGTATTCTTTTTGCCTTTGATCTGGATTCTTCCGCAGTTTTGGCAGCTGCGCGGCGTACAGCTGACTCAGCCGCTGGCGGATGTACTGACGTTTATCGTCTGCTTTCCTTTCCTGATTCGCTTTTTTAAAGAATTGAACCAGAAAATTAAAGCGCAGAAAGCGTGA
- a CDS encoding AAA family ATPase, with product MTNNRIVTISRQFGSGGRTVGKQLAAQLGIPCYDQELIEKLAEASGFTPEMVAKQQEASPYSSHWAFALSESQFMGTSIQDQLWQLQRQIILDLAEKESCVIVGRCADVILKGHADCLTAFIHAQKDKRAKRIVEVYGETEVAIDKRIRDKDKRRAVYYEFYTGQTWGLAENFHLALDSGELGIDTCVAILADLYQR from the coding sequence ATGACAAACAACAGAATTGTAACGATCAGCCGTCAGTTCGGCAGCGGGGGACGGACCGTAGGGAAACAGCTGGCAGCCCAGCTGGGGATTCCGTGTTATGATCAGGAGCTGATTGAAAAATTAGCGGAGGCGAGCGGATTTACGCCGGAAATGGTCGCGAAGCAGCAGGAAGCTTCGCCGTACAGCAGTCATTGGGCCTTTGCCTTATCAGAAAGTCAGTTTATGGGCACTTCGATCCAAGATCAGCTGTGGCAGCTGCAGCGTCAGATCATCCTGGATCTGGCGGAAAAGGAATCGTGCGTTATCGTCGGCCGGTGCGCGGATGTGATTCTAAAAGGCCATGCGGACTGCCTGACTGCTTTTATCCACGCGCAAAAGGACAAGCGAGCTAAACGGATTGTCGAGGTCTATGGTGAAACCGAGGTGGCGATTGACAAGCGGATTCGGGATAAGGATAAACGCCGGGCGGTTTACTATGAATTTTACACAGGACAAACCTGGGGGCTGGCGGAAAATTTCCATCTGGCTCTGGACAGCGGTGAGCTGGGAATCGATACCTGTGTCGCAATTTTGGCCGATTTATATCAGCGCTGA
- a CDS encoding MATE family efflux transporter, which yields MENRSNAFMETESIGKLMTRYAVPCVISLLVAALYNIVDQIFIANASYLGSYGNAANTVVFPLTVVALALAVMIGDGGCAFVSLSLGRGKTEDAHRTVGNAVVLSVIVSLLLTVVYFGFQAPILTMFGGRVNAETFAYAQEYFFWICWGVPFYMFGQAMNPIIRSDGSPKYAMISTLAGALVNLILDPLFIFGFHWGMRGAAIATVIGQVITAVLAILYLGRMKAIRLNRSSFHLSGRLMRQFLPLGICSFLSQISLVAAMAAINNMIQRYGALDPIFGQPQYAQIPMAVVGIVMKFFQIVISISVGMAAGCIPIVGYNRGAGRQDRARTILLRLLAGQVVLGALALVLVEVFPKTLISIFGAASESVYYTEFALKSFRIYLCMMVLACVNKATFIYLQALGKALISTLLSLIRELIFGVGLALLLPVFFGLDGILYSMPVSDVLTFMISAGVIAVTLNALKPKKEEIANDKQQNCNDQPSVRQRGTDRRETAGSPAGDSVL from the coding sequence ATGGAAAATCGTTCTAACGCCTTTATGGAAACTGAAAGCATAGGGAAACTGATGACCCGATATGCTGTTCCCTGTGTGATCTCTTTGTTAGTCGCAGCGCTTTACAACATTGTTGATCAGATTTTTATCGCCAATGCCAGCTATCTGGGCTCTTATGGCAATGCTGCCAACACCGTCGTCTTTCCGCTGACCGTCGTAGCGCTGGCGCTGGCCGTGATGATAGGGGATGGCGGGTGTGCCTTTGTCAGCCTCAGCCTGGGACGCGGGAAAACGGAAGACGCTCACCGCACCGTTGGCAACGCGGTCGTGCTGAGTGTGATCGTCAGCTTGCTTCTGACCGTCGTTTACTTTGGATTCCAGGCTCCGATCCTGACGATGTTCGGCGGCCGGGTCAATGCAGAAACCTTTGCCTATGCTCAGGAATATTTTTTCTGGATTTGCTGGGGCGTACCGTTTTACATGTTTGGTCAGGCTATGAATCCGATAATCCGCAGCGACGGAAGTCCGAAATACGCAATGATATCTACATTAGCCGGAGCGCTGGTCAACTTGATTCTGGATCCGCTGTTTATTTTCGGCTTTCATTGGGGAATGCGGGGAGCCGCGATTGCGACGGTGATCGGTCAGGTGATCACTGCGGTGCTGGCAATCCTTTATTTAGGCAGGATGAAAGCGATCAGGCTGAATCGTTCAAGTTTTCATCTGAGCGGACGATTAATGCGGCAGTTTCTGCCGTTAGGCATCTGCAGTTTTCTGTCGCAGATATCACTTGTTGCGGCAATGGCTGCGATTAACAACATGATTCAGCGCTATGGAGCCTTGGATCCGATCTTCGGTCAGCCGCAGTATGCACAAATTCCAATGGCGGTCGTGGGGATTGTCATGAAGTTTTTTCAGATTGTAATTTCAATTTCTGTTGGAATGGCAGCTGGCTGTATTCCAATTGTGGGGTATAATAGAGGTGCGGGAAGACAGGACAGGGCCCGGACGATTCTGCTTCGGCTTTTGGCGGGACAGGTCGTGTTGGGAGCTTTAGCACTTGTGCTGGTCGAAGTTTTCCCTAAAACACTGATTTCTATCTTCGGCGCAGCCAGTGAAAGTGTTTATTATACGGAGTTTGCTTTGAAATCGTTTAGGATTTATCTGTGCATGATGGTGTTGGCCTGTGTGAACAAAGCAACGTTTATCTATCTTCAGGCCTTGGGAAAAGCGTTGATTTCTACTTTGCTGTCATTAATCCGGGAGCTGATCTTCGGCGTTGGTCTGGCACTGCTTCTGCCTGTTTTCTTTGGCTTGGATGGAATCCTGTATTCCATGCCGGTTTCGGATGTTCTGACTTTTATGATCTCAGCCGGCGTGATCGCCGTGACCTTAAATGCTTTAAAACCGAAAAAGGAGGAAATTGCAAATGACAAACAACAGAATTGTAACGATCAGCCGTCAGTTCGGCAGCGGGGGACGGACCGTAGGGAAACAGCTGGCAGCCCAGCTGGGGATTCCGTGTTATGA
- a CDS encoding MarR family winged helix-turn-helix transcriptional regulator, with translation MNKPFCILFSRAYRAQTSQIRPRMAEEGISMGQPKILHLLTRSSRTQVELARACDIEPATVSKILDLMEQAGMIERIRSDKDRRSIQVQITDFGIQQHKKMSDIHDEVEKIALQGFTAEEKAQFIQYIQRMTENLRGESTSEGRESA, from the coding sequence ATGAATAAACCTTTTTGTATTTTATTTTCACGGGCTTATCGGGCGCAGACCTCACAGATCCGGCCGCGGATGGCAGAGGAAGGCATTTCGATGGGACAGCCGAAGATTCTGCATCTTTTAACCCGCAGTTCCCGGACACAGGTAGAACTGGCGAGAGCTTGCGATATCGAACCGGCGACTGTATCTAAAATTTTAGATTTAATGGAACAAGCCGGGATGATCGAGCGAATCCGCAGCGATAAGGACCGCCGCAGCATACAGGTTCAGATTACGGATTTTGGGATTCAGCAGCATAAAAAAATGAGCGATATCCATGATGAAGTGGAAAAGATCGCGCTGCAGGGGTTTACTGCGGAGGAGAAAGCCCAGTTTATCCAATATATCCAGCGCATGACAGAGAATCTGCGCGGTGAAAGTACCTCGGAAGGACGGGAATCCGCATGA
- the add gene encoding adenosine deaminase has translation MEYSFPKIDLHVHLDGSLPLKLAYALAQDRQLIDSACTLEQFRSQIVVSRDNNSLNEFLARFELPIAILQDEEALVLCTRELVKTLALQGVEYAELRFAPQFHTQKGLTQHQAVKAVIKGMRIAMCEHPQIKVGLILCLMTLGEPSLNHEANLETVQTAYEFKGKGVVAVDLAGAEGITPMEGYSDCFKKAKEYGIPYTIHAGESGPAASVKSALDLGASRIGHGGHCLEDSAVLQEVIEKKIPLEMCLTSNVQCRNQLSYSDHALKPLMERGAIVTLNTDNMTISDTTLDQEYDKAVRYLGLTREDLIHLNLNSVRAAFADKEIKQQLTRRLMECL, from the coding sequence ATGGAATATTCATTTCCGAAAATTGATCTGCACGTTCATTTAGACGGCTCATTGCCGTTAAAGTTGGCCTATGCTTTGGCTCAGGATCGTCAGCTGATTGATTCTGCCTGTACCCTGGAACAATTCCGCAGTCAGATCGTCGTCAGCCGCGACAACAATAGCCTGAATGAATTCTTGGCGCGTTTTGAGCTGCCGATTGCGATTCTGCAGGATGAGGAAGCACTGGTGCTCTGTACGCGGGAGCTAGTGAAAACATTGGCTTTGCAGGGTGTGGAATATGCGGAATTGCGGTTTGCGCCGCAGTTTCATACGCAGAAAGGTCTGACGCAGCATCAGGCTGTCAAAGCAGTCATCAAAGGAATGCGGATCGCGATGTGCGAACATCCGCAGATCAAGGTCGGTCTGATCTTGTGTTTGATGACGCTGGGTGAACCGTCGCTGAATCACGAAGCGAATCTGGAAACGGTCCAGACAGCTTATGAATTTAAAGGCAAAGGGGTTGTTGCCGTGGACTTGGCAGGGGCTGAGGGCATCACGCCGATGGAAGGCTATTCCGATTGCTTTAAAAAAGCGAAGGAATATGGAATTCCTTACACGATCCATGCAGGAGAAAGCGGTCCGGCGGCTTCAGTGAAGTCAGCCTTGGATTTGGGCGCCAGCCGGATTGGCCATGGCGGACATTGCCTGGAAGACAGTGCTGTGCTGCAGGAAGTGATCGAAAAGAAGATTCCGTTGGAGATGTGTCTGACGAGCAACGTCCAATGCCGCAACCAGCTTTCGTACAGCGATCATGCCTTGAAACCGTTGATGGAGCGCGGGGCGATCGTGACACTGAACACAGATAACATGACGATCAGCGATACGACATTGGATCAGGAATATGACAAGGCAGTGCGTTACTTGGGATTAACCCGCGAGGATCTGATTCATCTCAATCTCAACAGTGTCCGGGCGGCGTTTGCGGATAAGGAGATCAAGCAGCAGCTGACGCGGCGGCTGATGGAATGTTTGTAA
- a CDS encoding PTS lactose/cellobiose transporter subunit IIA: protein MANEIELTIMQLITAAGDARSLAIQAIRTARAKNFEEADRLMIECDKKMVEAHQCQTGLIFAETNGSPVPISLLMIHAQDHVMNAMTVKDMAVEMIEMIRAAA from the coding sequence ATGGCAAATGAAATTGAACTGACAATCATGCAGCTGATCACTGCGGCCGGGGACGCCCGCAGCCTGGCGATTCAGGCGATCCGCACTGCACGCGCCAAAAACTTTGAAGAAGCGGACAGGCTGATGATTGAGTGCGATAAAAAAATGGTGGAAGCCCATCAGTGCCAGACCGGTCTGATCTTTGCCGAAACCAATGGCAGCCCGGTTCCCATTTCCTTATTGATGATCCATGCGCAGGATCACGTGATGAACGCGATGACGGTCAAAGACATGGCGGTGGAAATGATCGAAATGATCCGGGCTGCCGCTTGA
- a CDS encoding 2-hydroxyacyl-CoA dehydratase: MTDNKVLFTKDMQKDYTILIPMMAPIHFQLLRNVLVHSRYNVELLENTGASVVEQGLKYVHNDTCYPALLVIGQMIDALKSGKYDVHKTALIITQTGGGCRASNYIYLLRKALKKADLGFVPVISLNLSGLDSQPGFKLSLSMLQKMLGALVYGDLLMDLSNQVRPYEVNHGTADQLCQHWIDDLSKQFDRRQGLSIGDMKRNMRDIVMSYAAIEREKKDLVKVGIVGEIYIKYSPLGNNNLEKFLAEQECEVKLPGMMGFMLYCVYNGVEDVKLYGGGWAKKQLMGFVYSLVLKLEKMTIDAIRTYSDFEVPGSFPEMKEGAEKIIGLGAKMGEGWLLTGEMVELSKSGFKNIICTQPFGCLPNHIVGKGMIRKIREQDPECNIVAIDYDPSATQVNQENRIKLMLSIARENMKKAAGESAA, translated from the coding sequence ATGACTGACAATAAAGTTCTGTTTACCAAAGACATGCAGAAAGACTACACGATTCTGATTCCGATGATGGCGCCGATTCACTTTCAGCTGCTGCGCAATGTTCTCGTTCACAGCCGGTATAACGTGGAGCTGCTGGAAAACACCGGAGCTTCCGTCGTTGAACAGGGTCTGAAATACGTTCACAATGACACGTGTTATCCGGCACTGTTAGTCATCGGGCAGATGATCGACGCCTTGAAAAGTGGAAAATACGATGTTCACAAAACCGCTCTGATCATCACCCAGACCGGCGGCGGATGTCGGGCGAGCAACTATATTTACCTGCTGCGCAAAGCTTTAAAAAAAGCGGATCTGGGCTTTGTCCCGGTCATATCATTAAACCTGTCCGGCCTGGATTCCCAACCCGGCTTCAAGCTGAGTCTGTCGATGCTGCAGAAAATGCTGGGCGCCTTGGTCTACGGTGATCTGTTGATGGATTTAAGCAACCAGGTACGGCCTTATGAAGTAAATCATGGTACTGCCGATCAGCTTTGTCAACATTGGATTGACGATCTGAGCAAGCAGTTTGACCGGCGGCAGGGCTTGTCGATCGGTGATATGAAGCGCAACATGCGGGATATCGTCATGTCCTATGCCGCGATTGAGCGGGAAAAGAAAGATCTGGTCAAGGTCGGCATTGTCGGGGAAATTTATATTAAGTATTCACCGCTGGGCAACAACAACCTGGAAAAATTCCTTGCTGAGCAAGAATGTGAAGTTAAGCTTCCGGGCATGATGGGCTTCATGCTGTACTGCGTTTACAACGGCGTTGAAGACGTCAAGCTCTATGGCGGCGGATGGGCTAAAAAACAGCTCATGGGCTTTGTTTATTCCTTAGTGCTGAAGCTGGAGAAGATGACGATTGATGCGATCCGCACCTATTCTGATTTCGAAGTACCCGGATCTTTCCCGGAAATGAAAGAAGGCGCCGAAAAGATTATCGGTTTGGGCGCCAAGATGGGCGAGGGCTGGCTGCTGACCGGTGAAATGGTGGAGCTGAGCAAGTCCGGCTTTAAAAATATTATCTGCACGCAGCCGTTTGGCTGTCTGCCTAACCACATCGTCGGCAAAGGCATGATCCGCAAGATCCGTGAACAGGATCCGGAATGCAATATCGTGGCGATTGACTATGATCCGAGTGCGACTCAGGTCAATCAGGAAAACCGCATCAAACTGATGCTTTCCATCGCCCGGGAAAACATGAAAAAAGCCGCCGGTGAATCGGCAGCTTAA
- a CDS encoding PTS sugar transporter subunit IIB encodes MKNIVLLCAQGMSTGMLMNKMRSAAKASSYECTISATSVSQAKSAAETADCILIGPQVRYELENVRKQCPNLPVEVIDMVAYGRLDGAKVLAAARKLMGD; translated from the coding sequence ATGAAAAATATCGTCCTGCTCTGTGCCCAGGGGATGTCAACGGGCATGTTGATGAATAAAATGCGCTCGGCCGCGAAAGCATCCAGCTATGAATGCACAATCAGCGCCACTTCCGTCAGTCAGGCAAAATCCGCGGCGGAAACTGCCGACTGCATTTTAATCGGGCCGCAGGTTCGCTATGAACTGGAAAACGTCAGAAAGCAATGCCCAAACCTGCCGGTTGAAGTGATCGACATGGTCGCTTATGGTCGGTTGGACGGAGCTAAAGTTTTAGCGGCCGCAAGAAAACTAATGGGCGATTAA